The Pseudoxanthobacter soli DSM 19599 sequence CGACGACACCGACCGGCTCGCGGGTGACGACGCCGAACATGTCGTCGCCGTGGGTGTTGAAGGCCTCGCCGCTCAGCGACTGCGCGATCCCGGCGCAATATTCGTAATGACCGGCTGCGTCGGCGATTTCCGCGCGCGACTGCGAGATCGGCTTGCCGGTCTCCAGTGTCTCCCAGAACGCAAGTTCCTCCGCACGCTGGCGAATGATGCGGGCAACGCCGAGCAGCACCGCCGCCCGGTCCGCGCCGCCGATGCCTGCCCAGGAGCGTGCCCTGAAGGCCTTGCGGGCGGCGGCCACCGCCTCGTCGACGTCGGCGCGGGTGCAGAGCGCGACGGACGTGACATCCCGGCCGAATGCCGGGCTTCGCCGGACCATCGTCTCCCGCTCGGCGGCATCGCGCCAGGTGCCGTCGATGAAGAAGCCGAATGCCCTCACCGTCTCCGGAACGGCCGCGAACGCGGTCACATGCTCCATAGGTGTTCTCCTTGAGTGAATCAGATTGCACCGCCGGGCCTCGGCCGGACGCGACCCCGGCCGAACGGCCTCAGGCGGAGCGGACGAGGCTCGGCCTGCTGCGCGATATCGCGGCGCGGCCGAGGATCATGTCCGCGCCCTTCTCGCCGATCATGATGGTCGGCGCGTTGGTGTTGCCGCTCGTCAGCACCGGCATGATCGAAGAATCGATCACGCGCAGTGCCGTGAGGCCGCGTACCTTCAGTTCGGGATCCACCACCGCCTGGTCGTCGGATCCCATCTTGCAGGTTCCAACTGGATGGTAGTCGCAGCAGGCGTACTGGCGGACATAGGCCATGATCTGCTCATCCGTGACGGCGCCATCGCCGGGCAGGCGCTCGTGAGCGATCAACGGTGCGATGGCATCCTGCCTCAACACCTCACGGATGATGCGCACCGACCGCAGCGCCATCGCACGGTCGTAGGGATCGGCGAGATAATTCGGGTCGATCAGCGGCTCATCGGCCGGGTCTGCCGACCGCAGCCGGATCGAGCCACGGCTGCGCGGCCGGAGGAAGGTCGAGTTCACGGTGAAGCCGTGCCCCTCGATCCGCGACTGCCCGCCGCGCACCACCGTCGCCGGGGCGATGTGGATCTGGAGGTTCGGCGTGCTCTCGCCTTCGGTCTGGAAGAAGCCGCCGCCCTCGACGATCACCGACGACACCGGCCCCGTGCGATAGAGCAGCCATTGCAGGCCGTGCAGCACGGAGCGCGGGAAGCGGTCGTGGCCGTCATAGGTGATGCGGTCCCTGGTCTGCACATGGACGTTGGTGCAGAGATGGTCCTGGAGGTTCTTCCCGACACCCGGAAGATGATGGATCGGTGCGATGCCGACGGACTTCAGCTCATCCGCATCGCCGATGCCGGACAGCATCAGGAGCCGCGGGGAATTGAGCGCACCCGCCGAGACGATCACCTCCGCATCTGCCCGGACGATGCGCTTCGACGTGCCCTCGGCGAGTTCCACCCCGATCGCGCGACCATTCTCGATCACGAGCCGCGTCACCCGCGCATGGGTCTCTGCCGTGAGGTTCGTGCGGTCCCGGATCGGCCGCAGGTACGAGACGGCCGCCGACCGGCGACGGCCGTTGCGGCATGTCACCTGGTAGAGGCCGGCCCCGTACATCGTCTCGCCGTTGAAGTCGGGATTGTAGGGCAGCCCGTATTGCTGCACCGCCTTGACGAAGGCTCGCGAGACCGGGTGCGGCCCGACCTGATCGGACACCCAGAGCGGCCCGCCGTGGCCGTGATAGCGGTCGGCCAGCCGGTCGTTGTCCTCCGCCCGGCGGAAATAGGGCAGCACGTCCTCGTAGGACCAGCCGTCGTTCCCTAGAGCCGCCCAGTTGTCGTAGTCTTCCTTCTGGCAGCGGATGTAGATCATCGCATTGATCGAGCTCGATCCGCCGAGGGTCTTGCCCTGCGGATACCAGATCTCGCGATTATCGAGATGCTTCTGCGGCACCGTGTGGAAGCGCCAGTTCACTCCGGGACCGAACAGCTTTCCGAGGCCGCCCGGCATGTGGATCATCGGGTTCCAGTCGCGGCTTCCTGCCTCGAGCAGGAGCACCCGGGTCCGACCATCGGCCGAAAGCCGGTTCGCGAGCGCGCATCCGGCAGAACCGGCGCCGACGACGATATAGTCCCAGTTGGATCGGGCCATCATTTCATCTCCCAGTGAACCGAGGCGCGCGCTTTTCCTTGAAGGCGCGCAGCCCTTCCACACGGTCTTCCGTTGCGAAGGCTTCGACAGTCAGCCTCCGCTCTTCCAGGAGCCCGGCAGCGAGCGGCAACTCGAACGCGGCGTTAACGGCGCGTTTCGCATAGGGCGTGATCGCCACCGACATGCCCGCGATCTCCCCGGCGATCGCGGTGGCCCGCGTCACGAGCGTTTCGGGTGCGACGACTTCCGAGATCATGCCCTTGCGTTCCGCCAGTTCGGCGTCGACCATCATGCCGGTCAGCACCATCTGCATGGCGAACGACTTGCCGACGAGCCGCGGCAGCCTCTGCGTGCCGCCGTCGCCGGGGAACGAGCCGATCTTGATTTCCGGTGTGGCGAAGCGGGCGGCGCTGGAGGCGATGATGATGTCGCACAGGAGTGCCAGTTCCAGTCCGCCGCCAAGGGCGTAGCCGTTCACCGCCGCCACGAGCGGCTTCGGAAACGCCTCTATCGCCGACCACACCGCCAGTCGCTCCAGATCGACATAGGAGGCGACGCCGCGCTCCAGCATGTCGGAGATGTCCGCGCCCGCGGCGAACGCCCGCCCGTTTCCTGTGAGCACCACGCAGCCGATGGCATCGTCGGCAGCCGCGGTGTCGAGGTGGGTCCGCAATTCCAGCAGCAGCGCCTTCGACAGGGCGTTGAGCTTCTCCGGCCGGTTCAGCGTCAGCAGCCGCACACCGGACTGCGGCGTCTGCGAAAGAACCAGCCGGGGTTCGATGTCGGAGACGTTCATTTCCATGCCCTTCGCGCTGCCCCCAGTTCTGATGCCGCCGCCTCTTTTCCCGCTCTCGGGCGGCTCGTTCGATCTTCCGCCCAGCGGCTGCGCGCTAGGCGGCGAAACGATAGACGTTCTCCGGCGTCAGGCCCGCCAGTTCCATCATGCGGCCGATCTTCTCGATCTCGGCGGCGCCCGGCTTCATCAGAGGCGGACGAACGTGGGCTTTCTTCATGCGCCCCAGCAGCACCAGTGCCTCCTTCATGCGGTTGTGCATGTCGAGCAGCGGTGCGTCGTAGAAGGCTCGCACGGTCGGATAGATGCGGTCGTTGATTTCCCTCGCGGCCTTGAGATCGCCTGCCTGGACAGCGTTGAACAGCGCCAGCTGCAGGTCGGCGATCACGCTGCCTGCGCCGGAGAGCAGGCCGTCGCAGCCCATCGCCAGCGATCCCAGCAGCCACGCGCTGTGGGTCGTCAGCGTGTTGACAGGCTTGTCGAGCGCATGGAGTTCCCGGATCTGGCGCTCGTGCCGGTTGCCGTCGCCGATCTGGTCCTTCACCGCGCGGATGGTCGGGAAGCGGCGGCAGAGTTCAAGCAGCGTGTCGAGCGGATAGGAAAGCTGCGAGGCGAGAGGAAACTGGAACAGGATGATCGGAAGGTCTGATGCGTCGGTAATGCGGCGAAGGTGCTCGTAGATCATCTCAGGCCGCAGGTGCCCGCCGAGCGTCATGAAAGCCGGCGGGAACACGAGAAGCCCGTCTGCGCCTTCCCGCTGCGCATAGGAGGCGAGGCGGCCGGCTTCGAGGCTCGACTCGGTGCATATGCCGACGATGGTCGGCACGCGGGACTGGAGAACGTCCTTGGTCACGACGACGGCGCGTTTCTGCTCCTCGATCGTGAGCGCATGGACCTCGGCAGCATGGCCGTTGATGGTGATGCCGCTGATCCCGGCGACGGACGCGATGTCCTCGAGATGTGCGCGATAGGCCGCTTCGTCGATGGCGAGGTCGGCATCGAAGGGCATCAGGCATGCCGGGATAACGCCTCGCGGCTCGAAATGGCGCTCGTGCATCGTGTTGTCCTGTCGTTGTCATGGAGAGGAACGCCGCCCGGAAACCTCGCCCGGCGACATGTCTTGACACCGGAGATCGTGGAACCGGGATCTTGGAACCGGAGATCTAGGAACCGGGAGTCCCCCGAAACCGGGAGGCCTCCCGTCATTTCGCGGCCGCGGTCAGAAGCCCTTGCCGAGCATCTGGTCGACGTTGGAGGCATCCACCTGCTTGCCGGGCAGGATGATGACCGGATCGACCTTCTCGCCCTTGGCGACCTTGTAGGCGATCTCGATGCCCTCGGGCGCCACAAACGGATAGGTGAAGGTGGCGGCGAGCTTGCCGGCCTTGATCGCCTCGAAGGCGTTGTTCTGGCCGTCGATGCCGACCACCACGACCTCGTTCAGGCGGCCGACCGCTTCCAGCGCCTGGATCGCGCCGAGCGCCATCTCATCGTTGTGAGCGTATACGGCCTGGATCTCGCCGGGACCGAAGCGCTGCAGCTGATCTTCCATGAACTTCACTGCATTCTCGCGCAGGAAGTCGCAGTTCTGGGTCGCGACGATTTCGAGATCGGTGCCCTTGATGGCATCCACGAAGCCCTGGTGCCGGTCGACCACGGCCGAGGCACCGCCGGTGCCCTGGAGTTCGATGATCTTGCCCTTGCCGCCGAGCTTTTCGGCGATGAACTTGCCGGCCGCCTCGCCGATGGGCTTGTTCTCCGCGCCGACGTGGACCGTGACGTCGGTGTTCACCTTGCGATCAAGCGTCACGACCTTGATGCCGGCGGCCATGGCATCGGCGACGACCGGGGTCAGGGCGTCGGCGGTCAGCGGGCTGATCATCAGCACCTTGATGCCCTGTGCCATCAGCGACTCGACGTCGGCGACCTGCTTGGACGAGTCATTCTGGCCATCGGTGATGATCAGGTCGACATCGGGCAGATTTTTCTGCGCATAGTCCTTGTTGCCCTCCACCATGGCCACCCGCCACGGGTGGTTCATGGTGCCCTGGCTGAGGCCGATCTTGATCTTCTCCTGCGCCAATGCGGGGCCGGCCAGCATGACGGCGATACCTGCGAAGAGTGCGGTCTTCAGGACGGTTCTTCTTTTCATTGCGTCATCCTCCTTTGGGGTTTGTTCTTGTGTGGGAGGTGCGATCAGTGCCGCGTGCGGTGCTTGCGGAGCATCTCGTAGAGAACCGCTCCGACGATGATCGCGCCTTTGGCGATCTGCTGGGTAAATGGAGAAATACCAAGCAAATTCATGATATTAGCGAGGACAGCTAGAATGCCGGCACCGATGATGGTGCCGAGGATTCCGCCTTCGCCGCCGAAAAGGCTGGTTCCGCCGATCACAGTGATCGCGATGGCCTCGAGCTCGATGCCCGTGCCCGCCGTGGGCTCGCCGACCGTCAGCCGCGACACGAAGATGATGGCGGTGAGGCTGGCGAGAAAGCCGCTGATCACGTAGACGCTGAAGGTGACGAGACCGACATTGATGCCGGAGAGGTGCGCCGCCTCCGCGTTGGAGCCAACGGCATAGACTTGGCGGCCGAAGGCGGTGTAGCGCAGCACGTAGATCGCCACGGCCGCGACGGCGATGAAGATCCAGACCGGTACCGGCAGGCCGAGCATGGCGCCGCGCCCGAGCCACATGAAATCCGCGGCGCGGGGCCCTAGCCCGACCGGCTGCCCATTTGCGAGCGTCAGCGCCAGCCCGCGTCCCATCACCATCATGCCGAGCGTCATGATGAAGGGCGGGATGCGGCCGAACGTGATGCCGAGCCCGTTCACCGCACCCATTGCCACGCCGACGGCGAGGATGACCGGAACAACCGTAGCGACCGGCCAGTTGTCGACGAGCAGCAGTGCGGTCGTAACAGCGCACACGCCGAGGATGGAGCCGACCGAAAGGTCGATGCCTTTGGTGAGAATGACGAACGTCATGCCCACGCTGACGATGCCGAACAGGGCCACCTGCCGCAGCACGTTGGTCACGTTCACCGCGTTCAGAAATGACGGAGACAGGAAAGTCGCGAGAATACAGAGGCCGAGGAACACCCAGATCAGGCCGGCGCCCTTTGGAACGGCCAGTTTCAGCCTTCTGCTTTCCGTCCCTGCCAAAGTGTCCGGAGCCGCCATTGAAAGTCCTCCCGATTGTCCGGAAACGGCGCAGTCCCCTGCGCACGCTTTGCCGTCTTCCTTGTTCGTCCGGCGGTGTCTTCGTTGTGGAGCCGTCCGCAGGACCGGACCGACCCGAACGACAGGATGCTCAAGTCCCGATCTGCCGCGGCTAGAGCGCTTTCCGATCTGATGGAATCATCAGATCGACAAGAAATCGCTCCAGATTCAAAAGCTTGAGCATAACCCGTTCAGATCGGTTCGATCTGAACGGGTTATGCTCTAATCGACCGCACCCGTTCGTCCGGCCGGAAGCTCTCTAGTTGAGCGTCGCGTGCTTCATGATCTCTTCCTCGGACGCGCCGCGAGGCAGCTCGGCCGAGATCTCTCCTTCCCGCATCACAAGGATGCGGTCGCACATACCGATGATTTCCGTGAGTTCGGACGAGACCATCAGGACCGCGACGCCCTCGCGCTCGACCATGTCCACGAGAAGTTCGTAGATTTCCCTGCGCGCGCCGACATCGACGCCGCGCGTCGGCTCGTCGATCAGCAGCACGTCGCACCGGGCGTTGAGCTGCTTGGCGATGACGCATTTCTGCTGGTTGCCGCCGGAGAGCGTTCCGACCGCCGTTTCGACTTCCGGCGTCTTGACCCTCAGCCGGCGGACATAGTCCGCTACCGAGGCGCGCTCCCGGGCAAGGTTCAGCTTCAGGCCGTTGCTGAAATGGCCGAGCTTGGAAATCGTGATGTTGAACTTGACGGACTGGGAGAGGAACAGGCCTTCCGTCTTCCGGTCCTCCGGTGCGAAGCCGATGCCGAGGGCGATGGCCTGTCGCGGAGACGGGATCGTCGTCTTCCGGCCATGCAGCCGGATCTCGCCGCGATCGATCGGATCCTTGCCGACGATCGCCCGAAGGAGCTCCGAACGGCCGGCTCCCGCAAGGCCGCAGATGCCGACGATCTCGCCCTTCCTCAGCGAAAGGTTGATGTCCCGCAGCGCCTTGCCACGGCTCATGCCCGACACCCCGAGTGCTTCTTCGCCAGGGCGTGCATTCCGGCGCGGGAAATAGTCGGCGATCGGGCGGCCAACCATGGACTGGATCAGGGTGTCGGTCGTCCAGTCCGCAATCGGCCGGCTGGAGACGAGCTTGCCGTCACGCAGCACGGTCGCCTTCTGGCAGAGCTCGAAGATCTCCTTCAGACGATGCGAGATGTAGATGAACGCCACGCCATCCGCCTGAAGGGTCCGGATGGTGCGGAACAGCTTCTCCAGTTCCGCGTCGCCCAGCACCGCCGAAGGCTCGTCGAGCACGATCAACCGCGCATTCCAGGAGATCGCTCGCGCGATCTCGACCATCTGCCGCTGGGCGACACTGAGGTCCATCACGGGACGGCGCGGATCGATCCGGAAGCCGAGACGATCCATCGCGCGCTCGGCGAGGACGGAAGCCTGGCTCCAGTCGACCACGCCGAACCGGGTGCGGGGCAGCCGGTTCATGAAGATGTTCTCGGCGACCGAAAGATGCTCGGCCTGGGCGAATTCCTGGTAGATCACCGCGATACCGCGCTCGATCATCGCCGCGGGCGTCGGCGCCGTGACAACCTCGCCGTTCAGCGAGAGCGTGCCGGAATCAGCCTGGTAGGCCCCCGACAAGATCTTCATCAGCGTGGACTTGCCCGCCCCGTTCTCGCCGACGAGCCCATGAACCTCGCCGCGCGCAACGGAGAACGAGACGCCTTGAAGCGCTTTCACGCCGGGAAAGGACTTCTCGATCGCGTTCATCTCCAGGAAGACACCGGCCACTCGGGCGGTTCCTTCCGTCTGCCTCTCGACTGCGCTGGCATGCATGGCGCCCTCCAGATCGCGAGAAATCGTTTTCTTGCTCGGCCGAAAAAATCAAAGGCGTGGGATCTGCAGGCCACCGCCGATGTTGTAGATGTCGCCGGTGCTATAGGGCATGCCGCCAGTTGCCAGCATCGCGATTGCCATGGCGATGTCGTCCGGCTCTCCCCACCTCCGCAGGGCGCAGAGATCGCCGCTGCGGATGCCCGGGGAATAGCGGTCGTAGACCTCCGCCGTCATGTCGGTCTCGATCAGGCCGGGGCGGATCTCGTGTACCCGGACACCCGCTTCTGCGAGCCGGACGGCGAAGGTCTGCATCGCCATGGAAAGACCCGCCTTGGAAATGCAGTAGGCCGCCTTCTCCGGCGACACGAGATGTGCGTTCGCCGACGTGATGGTGATGATCGAGCGCTCGGAACCGGCGGCGGGAGCGGCGATCATCCGGCGGGCGACCGCTTGTGTCATGAAGAACGTGCCGCGCAGGTTGACCCCAACCAGCCGGTCGAACTCCGCCTCGTCCACGTCCAGCATGTCCCCGCGCACGGAAACCTGGATCCCGGCATTGTTGACGAGGCAGTTGATCGGCCCGAGTTCATCGGCGAACTGTGCGATGACGGCCTCGTGCTGGTTTGTCAGGGAGATATCGAGCGGCAGGAACCGCGCATTCCGCCCAGTCGTGGCGAGCAGCGACAGGGTCTCGTCGACATTGCCGTCCTCGACCCAGTCGACGAAGGCGATGTCGAACCCGCGGCGGGCGAGCGCGAGGCAGATCGCCCGGCCGATCCCGCGGCGTCCGCCGGTGACGAGCGCAGTGCCGCGCCTCACGTTCTGCGGAGGGAGGTCCGCGATGCCGTTCTCAGCGATCCCATGCATCAGACGGCCTCATCGACTTGCGCGAAGTGACGCGACGAGGCGACGGCACCCGCGGCGATCAGCCTGTCGGTCTCGGCAGGCGAGTAGCCGAGTTCGCCCATGATCTCGGCGGTGTGCTCGCCGATCTCCAGCGCCAGAACGCGCACGTCCGGCACTTGCCCGTCGTAGCGGTTCGGGTGGTTGACCAGGTGGACGGTTCGTCCGCGCACGGTGATCTTGCGGAACACGTTCATGTGCGACAGCTGCGGGTGGTCCAGCAGGTCGTCGTAGGTATTGACCGGCGAGTACCAGATACCGTGGCGGTCGAAACGCTCCGACAATTCCGCCATCGTGAAGCGCGCGGTCGCCTCCCGGACCGTACGAGCGACGAGATCGCGTTCCTTGTAGCGGTCGATGCCGACGATTGCGCGCAAGGTGTCGCTCTCGAGCGCATCCGCCAGCGCTTCGTCGCTGCAGAGCGAGATGACTACCTCTCCGTCCTTCGCCGGATAGACGCCGTAGGGCGCGGCGTGGAACCAGGTGGCAAGGTTGCGTTCACGGTCCATCCGCTCGCGCTCGACGGCGCCCGCGAAATAGTTGACCAGCGGCTCGGTCTGAAGGTCGATCGCCGAATTGATCAGGCTTGCCTCGACGCGCGTGCCCTTGCCCTCTCGCTCCCGTCGCAGCAGTGCGCCCAGGATGCCCATGGCGAACAGGGCGCCGCCGTGCTGGTCGACGATCGCCGCACCGGCTGGCACGTTGCCGTTGCGAGGGGAACCGGTCGCACTGATGAGACCCGAGGCGGCCTGCATCAGCAGGTCCTGACCGGGACGGTTCGCCATCGGCCCCGTCGAGCCGTAACCGCTCGCGGAGGCGAAGACGAGCTTCGGATTGAGCCGGCGCAGTTCGTCATCGGTAAAACCGAGCCGGGCGAAAACTCCGGGGCGGAAGTTTTCCATGACGACATCCGCTTCGGTGATCAGGCGGGACGCAACCTCGCGACCGCCCTTCGACTTCAGGTCGATGCCAATGGAGCGCTTGTTGCGGTTGGCACAGAGATAGAACCCGCTGATGCCCTCGACGAAGACGTCGGCACCCGACCAATGCCGTTCATGGGCGCCCAGAACGGGCTCGACCTTGATGACGTCGGCGCCCATGTCGGCAAGATATTGCGCGCCAGCCGGCCCCTGAAGGAAGTGGCAGAAGCTGACGACCTTAATCCCGTTCAGAAGCACGAATTTCCTCCCGCCTCACCTGTCGCTTTCGGCGCTTTTTGGTGGCGCGTTCCGGAAATCGTTTTCTCTTAACCCAATCCCGATGTCAACGGAAAATTTGCAGCGCCGAACAAAGCCACACTTTTCCGGCTGTTGGCACTCCGTCGTCACCCTGCCCGGTCGCAAGTCGAATCAGCAGGGGCGTCGTGTTGTTGAAGATTTATATTTTTATTTCAATATCTTATAACTTCCGCGGCGTTAAGGCCCCCGCAAACACGTCCACCGGGTCGCAGCTCCGGCGGATCGCATCAGACGATTGACACTCATCCAGTGATATTGGAAAACGTTTTCCTATTCGGTCGTCCCCCTCCGATGAGCGCGGACGAACTCAGCGGGAGGAAGCCTTGGACGCGTTCTATGTGTCGGTCGGAGACCACGTCTCCTTCACGAAGACGGTCAGTGAATCGGACGTCTACCTGTTTGCTGGCATCACCGGCGACTTCGCACCCGTCCACGTCAATCAGGCGATGATGGAGAAGTCCGCCTACGGCCAGCGGATCGCCCACGGGGTTCTCGTAATGGGCTTCATGTCGACGACGTCTACCCTGATGGTGGATCGTTCCCACGACGGCCACGGCCGGGGCGAGACACCGGTTTCCCTTGGCTACGACAAGGTGCGCTTCGTAGGGCCCGTGTTCTTCGGAGACACCATCACGGTCGACTAT is a genomic window containing:
- a CDS encoding GMC family oxidoreductase; the encoded protein is MARSNWDYIVVGAGSAGCALANRLSADGRTRVLLLEAGSRDWNPMIHMPGGLGKLFGPGVNWRFHTVPQKHLDNREIWYPQGKTLGGSSSINAMIYIRCQKEDYDNWAALGNDGWSYEDVLPYFRRAEDNDRLADRYHGHGGPLWVSDQVGPHPVSRAFVKAVQQYGLPYNPDFNGETMYGAGLYQVTCRNGRRRSAAVSYLRPIRDRTNLTAETHARVTRLVIENGRAIGVELAEGTSKRIVRADAEVIVSAGALNSPRLLMLSGIGDADELKSVGIAPIHHLPGVGKNLQDHLCTNVHVQTRDRITYDGHDRFPRSVLHGLQWLLYRTGPVSSVIVEGGGFFQTEGESTPNLQIHIAPATVVRGGQSRIEGHGFTVNSTFLRPRSRGSIRLRSADPADEPLIDPNYLADPYDRAMALRSVRIIREVLRQDAIAPLIAHERLPGDGAVTDEQIMAYVRQYACCDYHPVGTCKMGSDDQAVVDPELKVRGLTALRVIDSSIMPVLTSGNTNAPTIMIGEKGADMILGRAAISRSRPSLVRSA
- a CDS encoding enoyl-CoA hydratase-related protein; the protein is MNVSDIEPRLVLSQTPQSGVRLLTLNRPEKLNALSKALLLELRTHLDTAAADDAIGCVVLTGNGRAFAAGADISDMLERGVASYVDLERLAVWSAIEAFPKPLVAAVNGYALGGGLELALLCDIIIASSAARFATPEIKIGSFPGDGGTQRLPRLVGKSFAMQMVLTGMMVDAELAERKGMISEVVAPETLVTRATAIAGEIAGMSVAITPYAKRAVNAAFELPLAAGLLEERRLTVEAFATEDRVEGLRAFKEKRAPRFTGR
- a CDS encoding dihydrodipicolinate synthase family protein, yielding MHERHFEPRGVIPACLMPFDADLAIDEAAYRAHLEDIASVAGISGITINGHAAEVHALTIEEQKRAVVVTKDVLQSRVPTIVGICTESSLEAGRLASYAQREGADGLLVFPPAFMTLGGHLRPEMIYEHLRRITDASDLPIILFQFPLASQLSYPLDTLLELCRRFPTIRAVKDQIGDGNRHERQIRELHALDKPVNTLTTHSAWLLGSLAMGCDGLLSGAGSVIADLQLALFNAVQAGDLKAAREINDRIYPTVRAFYDAPLLDMHNRMKEALVLLGRMKKAHVRPPLMKPGAAEIEKIGRMMELAGLTPENVYRFAA
- a CDS encoding substrate-binding domain-containing protein — translated: MKRRTVLKTALFAGIAVMLAGPALAQEKIKIGLSQGTMNHPWRVAMVEGNKDYAQKNLPDVDLIITDGQNDSSKQVADVESLMAQGIKVLMISPLTADALTPVVADAMAAGIKVVTLDRKVNTDVTVHVGAENKPIGEAAGKFIAEKLGGKGKIIELQGTGGASAVVDRHQGFVDAIKGTDLEIVATQNCDFLRENAVKFMEDQLQRFGPGEIQAVYAHNDEMALGAIQALEAVGRLNEVVVVGIDGQNNAFEAIKAGKLAATFTYPFVAPEGIEIAYKVAKGEKVDPVIILPGKQVDASNVDQMLGKGF
- a CDS encoding ABC transporter permease, with protein sequence MAAPDTLAGTESRRLKLAVPKGAGLIWVFLGLCILATFLSPSFLNAVNVTNVLRQVALFGIVSVGMTFVILTKGIDLSVGSILGVCAVTTALLLVDNWPVATVVPVILAVGVAMGAVNGLGITFGRIPPFIMTLGMMVMGRGLALTLANGQPVGLGPRAADFMWLGRGAMLGLPVPVWIFIAVAAVAIYVLRYTAFGRQVYAVGSNAEAAHLSGINVGLVTFSVYVISGFLASLTAIIFVSRLTVGEPTAGTGIELEAIAITVIGGTSLFGGEGGILGTIIGAGILAVLANIMNLLGISPFTQQIAKGAIIVGAVLYEMLRKHRTRH
- a CDS encoding sugar ABC transporter ATP-binding protein, which codes for MHASAVERQTEGTARVAGVFLEMNAIEKSFPGVKALQGVSFSVARGEVHGLVGENGAGKSTLMKILSGAYQADSGTLSLNGEVVTAPTPAAMIERGIAVIYQEFAQAEHLSVAENIFMNRLPRTRFGVVDWSQASVLAERAMDRLGFRIDPRRPVMDLSVAQRQMVEIARAISWNARLIVLDEPSAVLGDAELEKLFRTIRTLQADGVAFIYISHRLKEIFELCQKATVLRDGKLVSSRPIADWTTDTLIQSMVGRPIADYFPRRNARPGEEALGVSGMSRGKALRDINLSLRKGEIVGICGLAGAGRSELLRAIVGKDPIDRGEIRLHGRKTTIPSPRQAIALGIGFAPEDRKTEGLFLSQSVKFNITISKLGHFSNGLKLNLARERASVADYVRRLRVKTPEVETAVGTLSGGNQQKCVIAKQLNARCDVLLIDEPTRGVDVGARREIYELLVDMVEREGVAVLMVSSELTEIIGMCDRILVMREGEISAELPRGASEEEIMKHATLN
- a CDS encoding 3-ketoacyl-ACP reductase, with amino-acid sequence MHGIAENGIADLPPQNVRRGTALVTGGRRGIGRAICLALARRGFDIAFVDWVEDGNVDETLSLLATTGRNARFLPLDISLTNQHEAVIAQFADELGPINCLVNNAGIQVSVRGDMLDVDEAEFDRLVGVNLRGTFFMTQAVARRMIAAPAAGSERSIITITSANAHLVSPEKAAYCISKAGLSMAMQTFAVRLAEAGVRVHEIRPGLIETDMTAEVYDRYSPGIRSGDLCALRRWGEPDDIAMAIAMLATGGMPYSTGDIYNIGGGLQIPRL
- a CDS encoding CaiB/BaiF CoA transferase family protein codes for the protein MLLNGIKVVSFCHFLQGPAGAQYLADMGADVIKVEPVLGAHERHWSGADVFVEGISGFYLCANRNKRSIGIDLKSKGGREVASRLITEADVVMENFRPGVFARLGFTDDELRRLNPKLVFASASGYGSTGPMANRPGQDLLMQAASGLISATGSPRNGNVPAGAAIVDQHGGALFAMGILGALLRREREGKGTRVEASLINSAIDLQTEPLVNYFAGAVERERMDRERNLATWFHAAPYGVYPAKDGEVVISLCSDEALADALESDTLRAIVGIDRYKERDLVARTVREATARFTMAELSERFDRHGIWYSPVNTYDDLLDHPQLSHMNVFRKITVRGRTVHLVNHPNRYDGQVPDVRVLALEIGEHTAEIMGELGYSPAETDRLIAAGAVASSRHFAQVDEAV
- a CDS encoding MaoC family dehydratase, producing MDAFYVSVGDHVSFTKTVSESDVYLFAGITGDFAPVHVNQAMMEKSAYGQRIAHGVLVMGFMSTTSTLMVDRSHDGHGRGETPVSLGYDKVRFVGPVFFGDTITVDYRITAIDEVKRRSYAAIDVTNQRGETVAAATHILKWVRNEGGR